In one Alphaproteobacteria bacterium RIFCSPHIGHO2_01_FULL_41_14 genomic region, the following are encoded:
- a CDS encoding D-arabinose 5-phosphate, which yields MLKKKSTDLLSYRGVAQEVLRLEKEALQALSDSLGEEFDRIVDLFLERDGRIIVTGMGKSGLVGRKIASTLASTGSPSFFLHPGEASHGDLGMITPKDILLALSNSGETQELADVISYSRRHGIPLVSITQGAKSALAQEADFTLLLPALPEACPNGLAPTTSTTMMIALGDALAISLLKKRSFSKEDFKALHPGGRLGTRLRRVRELMHIGRKLPLVEHGALMSEALIEMSSKSFGCVGIVNKEGILQGIITDGDLRRHMSSHLMEQTVESVMTLSPKTISPEILLEEALHIMEGKITLLFVVDEHQKPIGLLHIHDLLRIGMI from the coding sequence ATGCTGAAGAAAAAATCTACTGATCTTCTCTCGTATAGAGGGGTTGCCCAAGAGGTTTTGAGGCTGGAAAAAGAGGCTCTTCAGGCTCTAAGCGATAGCCTGGGAGAAGAATTTGACCGGATTGTTGATCTCTTTTTAGAAAGAGATGGCAGGATTATTGTAACGGGTATGGGGAAAAGTGGTTTAGTTGGGCGTAAAATTGCATCTACGCTGGCCTCTACAGGATCACCTTCTTTTTTCTTACACCCTGGGGAAGCAAGTCATGGTGATCTCGGGATGATCACTCCAAAAGATATTCTTCTAGCGCTTTCTAATTCGGGCGAAACCCAAGAGCTTGCCGATGTGATCTCTTATAGTCGGCGACATGGCATTCCCTTGGTTTCTATAACTCAAGGGGCAAAAAGTGCTCTGGCACAAGAAGCTGATTTTACTCTTCTACTTCCAGCCTTACCCGAAGCTTGCCCGAATGGGCTCGCTCCCACGACCTCAACAACTATGATGATAGCCTTAGGGGATGCTTTGGCGATTTCTTTGCTAAAAAAGCGCTCTTTTTCTAAAGAAGATTTTAAGGCATTACATCCAGGAGGACGTCTCGGGACGCGTTTAAGACGCGTTAGAGAATTGATGCACATAGGGCGGAAGCTTCCTCTTGTTGAACACGGGGCTCTCATGTCGGAGGCCTTGATTGAGATGAGCTCAAAAAGCTTTGGTTGTGTGGGTATTGTGAATAAAGAAGGCATTTTACAGGGAATCATTACCGACGGAGATTTAAGGCGGCATATGTCCAGTCATCTTATGGAACAAACGGTTGAGAGTGTTATGACTCTGTCTCCCAAAACAATTTCTCCAGAAATACTCTTAGAAGAAGCGCTCCACATTATGGAAGGGAAAATCACCCTTCTTTTTGTTGTGGATGAGCACCAGAAACCCATCGGTTTGCTACATATTCACGATCTATTGAGAATAGGGATGATCTGA
- a CDS encoding 23S rRNA (guanosine(2251)-2'-O)-methyltransferase RlmB produces MSKQILFGLHTVKAALSNPRRNHKALYVTSKTHPLIKELKDNVPPVKIISLKELEQKIPPQSVHQQIVLETTSLPSLSIEEICSHPDEEATLVILDQVTDPHNVGAILRSCAAFNATALILTTDHSSGVNSTILAKTASGALEIIPLLEVTNLASTLDFLKTKGFWCYGLDEAGSAVLGKIKLDGKIALVMGAEGKGLRRLTKEKCDQLIRLPTNPNFPTLNVSNALAISLFEKQSQSN; encoded by the coding sequence ATGAGCAAACAAATTCTCTTTGGGCTTCACACCGTCAAAGCGGCGCTGTCCAATCCACGTCGCAACCATAAAGCGCTTTATGTCACCTCTAAAACCCACCCGTTGATTAAGGAGCTCAAGGATAATGTCCCTCCTGTCAAAATTATCTCCCTCAAAGAGCTCGAACAAAAAATACCTCCCCAAAGTGTGCATCAGCAAATTGTTTTGGAAACCACTTCTCTTCCTTCTCTCTCTATCGAGGAAATCTGCAGTCATCCAGATGAAGAAGCAACGCTAGTCATTTTAGACCAAGTCACAGACCCCCATAATGTGGGAGCCATTTTGCGTTCTTGCGCTGCTTTTAACGCGACGGCATTGATTCTGACAACGGATCACAGTTCTGGTGTGAATAGTACAATTTTAGCCAAGACGGCGTCCGGCGCTTTGGAAATTATTCCTCTCCTTGAAGTGACCAATTTAGCCAGCACCCTAGATTTTCTGAAAACAAAGGGATTCTGGTGCTATGGGCTGGATGAGGCGGGGTCAGCGGTTTTGGGAAAGATAAAATTAGATGGAAAAATTGCTTTAGTCATGGGGGCCGAGGGGAAAGGCCTCCGTCGGCTAACAAAGGAAAAATGCGATCAGTTGATTCGTCTGCCTACCAACCCAAATTTTCCGACCCTCAATGTTTCAAATGCACTTGCCATTTCTTTGTTTGAAAAACAGTCTCAATCGAATTAA